In Pseudomonas alcaliphila JAB1, a single window of DNA contains:
- a CDS encoding FAD-dependent oxidoreductase, producing MIDTIAIIGAGLAGSTAARALRAQGYEGRIHLLGDESHQAYDRTTLSKTVLAGEQPEPPAILDSAWYASAHVDVQLGRRVSCLDLANRQIQFESGAPLAYDRLLLATGARARRMAIRGGDLAGIHTLRDLADSQALRQALQPGQSLVIVGGGLIGCEVATTARKLSVHVTILEAGDELLVRVLGHRTGAWCRAELERMGVRVERNAQAARFEGQGQVRAVICADGRRVPADVVLVSIGAEPADELARAAGIACARGVLVDATGATSCPEVFAAGDVAAWPLRQGGQRSLETYLNSQMEAEIAASAMLSQPVPAPQVPTSWTEIAGHRIQMIGDAEGPGEIVVRGDAQSGQPIVLLRLLDGCVEAATAINATREFSVATRLVGTRVSVSAEQLQDVGSNLRDLLKAKPN from the coding sequence ATGATCGACACCATCGCCATCATCGGCGCCGGCCTGGCCGGTTCGACGGCTGCGCGCGCACTGCGCGCCCAGGGATACGAGGGGCGCATCCACCTGCTCGGGGATGAGTCGCATCAGGCCTATGACCGGACCACGCTGTCCAAGACGGTGCTGGCGGGCGAGCAGCCCGAGCCGCCTGCAATCCTGGACAGCGCCTGGTACGCATCGGCCCATGTGGATGTCCAGCTCGGGCGACGGGTGAGTTGCCTGGATCTGGCCAACCGCCAGATTCAGTTTGAATCGGGCGCCCCGCTGGCCTACGACCGGCTGCTGCTGGCCACCGGCGCGCGCGCCCGGCGCATGGCGATTCGGGGTGGCGACCTGGCAGGCATCCATACCTTGCGAGACCTCGCCGACAGCCAGGCGCTGCGGCAGGCGCTGCAACCGGGCCAGTCGCTGGTCATCGTCGGCGGAGGCCTGATCGGTTGCGAGGTGGCGACCACCGCCCGCAAGCTGAGTGTCCATGTCACGATTCTGGAAGCCGGCGACGAGTTGCTGGTGCGCGTGCTGGGTCACCGGACCGGGGCATGGTGTCGGGCCGAACTGGAACGCATGGGTGTCCGCGTGGAGCGCAATGCACAGGCCGCGCGCTTCGAAGGCCAGGGGCAGGTGCGCGCCGTGATCTGCGCCGACGGGCGCCGGGTGCCCGCCGATGTGGTCTTGGTCAGCATTGGCGCCGAGCCGGCGGACGAGCTGGCCCGTGCCGCTGGCATCGCCTGCGCGCGCGGCGTGCTGGTCGACGCCACCGGCGCCACCTCGTGTCCAGAGGTGTTCGCCGCCGGTGACGTCGCCGCCTGGCCGCTGCGTCAAGGGGGCCAGCGCTCGCTGGAGACCTACCTGAACAGCCAGATGGAGGCCGAAATCGCGGCCAGCGCCATGTTGAGTCAGCCCGTGCCGGCGCCCCAGGTGCCGACCTCGTGGACGGAGATTGCAGGCCACCGCATCCAGATGATTGGCGATGCCGAAGGGCCCGGCGAGATCGTCGTACGCGGCGACGCCCAGAGCGGCCAGCCAATCGTGTTGCTCAGGCTGCTTGATGGCTGCGTCGAGGCCGCGACGGCGATCAATGCCACCAGGGAATTTTCTGTGGCGACCCGACTGGTCGGCACCCGGGTTTCTGTTTCCGCCGAGCAACTGCAGGACGTCGGCTCGAACCTGCGGGATTTACTCAAAGCCAAACCGAATTGA
- a CDS encoding non-heme iron oxygenase ferredoxin subunit: MKFTRVCDRRDVPEGEALKVESGGTSVAIFNVDGELFATQDRCTHGDWSLSDGGYLEGDVVECSLHMGKFCVRTGKVKSPPPCEALKIFPIRIEDNDVLVDFEAGYLAP; encoded by the coding sequence ATGAAATTTACCAGAGTTTGTGATCGAAGAGATGTGCCCGAAGGCGAAGCCCTGAAGGTCGAAAGTGGAGGCACCTCCGTCGCGATTTTCAATGTGGATGGCGAGCTGTTCGCAACACAGGACCGCTGCACCCACGGCGACTGGTCCCTGTCCGATGGCGGCTATCTTGAAGGTGACGTGGTGGAATGCTCACTGCACATGGGGAAGTTTTGCGTTCGCACGGGCAAGGTCAAATCACCGCCGCCCTGTGAGGCACTGAAGATATTTCCGATCCGCATCGAAGACAATGACGTGCTGGTCGACTTCGAAGCCGGGTATCTGGCGCCATGA
- a CDS encoding BphX family protein, with the protein MKNARLFLIAIGVFYIINLIGTLPFSTLGLFGRMYPGVELHVGAPIFTLLQDAWAVVGLQLGAIGAVALWGARDPGRYRAVIPVVIATEVVDGLWDFYSIVWSHEALWFGLVTLVIHVLWIGWGLHAWRALASKSLRTL; encoded by the coding sequence ATGAAAAATGCAAGACTGTTTTTGATCGCCATCGGCGTCTTCTACATCATCAACCTCATTGGCACGCTTCCCTTCAGCACGTTGGGCTTGTTTGGCAGGATGTATCCAGGCGTAGAACTGCACGTGGGTGCGCCGATTTTCACCCTGCTGCAGGATGCCTGGGCGGTGGTCGGTCTCCAGTTGGGCGCCATCGGGGCCGTCGCTTTGTGGGGCGCCCGCGATCCGGGCCGTTATCGGGCCGTTATTCCAGTGGTCATCGCAACGGAAGTGGTCGATGGTCTCTGGGATTTTTACAGCATCGTGTGGAGCCACGAAGCCTTGTGGTTCGGGCTTGTCACGCTGGTGATCCATGTGCTGTGGATTGGCTGGGGCCTGCATGCCTGGCGTGCCCTGGCGTCGAAATCGCTGAGGACACTTTGA
- a CDS encoding aromatic-ring-hydroxylating dioxygenase subunit beta — MTNPSPHFFKTFEWPSKAAGLELQNEIEQFYYREAQLLDHRAYEAWFALLDKDIHYFMPLRTNRMIREGELEYSGDQDVAHFDETHETMYGRIRKVTSDVGWAENPPSRTRHLVSNVIVKETATPDTFEVNSAFILYRNRLERQVDIFAGERRDVLRRADNNLGFSIAKRTILLDASTLLSNNLSMFF, encoded by the coding sequence ATGACAAATCCATCCCCGCATTTTTTCAAAACATTTGAATGGCCAAGCAAGGCGGCTGGCCTTGAGTTGCAGAACGAGATCGAGCAGTTCTACTACCGCGAAGCGCAGTTGCTTGACCACCGGGCCTACGAGGCCTGGTTTGCCCTGCTGGACAAAGATATCCACTACTTCATGCCGCTGCGCACCAATCGCATGATCCGGGAGGGCGAGCTGGAATATTCCGGCGACCAGGATGTTGCCCATTTCGATGAAACCCATGAAACCATGTACGGGCGCATCCGCAAGGTGACCTCGGACGTGGGCTGGGCGGAGAACCCGCCTTCCCGCACGCGCCACCTGGTCTCCAACGTCATCGTCAAGGAGACGGCCACGCCGGATACCTTCGAGGTCAATTCCGCATTCATCCTGTACCGCAATCGGCTTGAGCGCCAGGTCGACATCTTCGCGGGCGAACGCCGGGACGTGCTGCGCCGCGCCGACAACAACCTTGGTTTCAGCATCGCCAAGCGCACCATCCTGCTCGACGCCAGTACCTTGCTGTCGAACAACCTGAGCATGTTCTTCTAG
- a CDS encoding aromatic ring-hydroxylating dioxygenase subunit alpha — MSSSIKEVQGAPVKWVTNWTPEAIRGLVDQEKGLLDPRIYADQSLYELELERVFGRSWLLLGHESHVPETGDFLATYMGEDPVVMVRQKDKSIKVFLNQCRHRGMRICRSDAGNAKAFTCSYHGWAYDIAGKLVNVPFEKEAFCDKKEGDCGFDKAEWGPLQARVATYKGLVFANWDVQAPDLETYLGDARPYMDVMLDRTPAGTVAIGGMQKWVIPCNWKFAAEQFCSDMYHAGTMSHLSGILAGMPPEMDLSHAQVPTKGNQFRAGWGGHGSGWFVDEPGMLMAVMGPKVTQYWTEGPAADLAEQRLGHTMPVRRMFGQHMSVFPTCSFLPAINTIRTWHPRGPNEIEVWAFTLVDADAPAEIKEEYRRHNIRTFSAGGVFEQDDGENWVEIQKGLRGYKAKSQPLNAQMGLGRSQTGHPDFPGNVGYVYAEEAARGMYHHWMRMMSEPSWATLKP, encoded by the coding sequence ATGAGCTCATCAATCAAAGAAGTGCAGGGAGCCCCTGTGAAGTGGGTTACCAATTGGACGCCGGAGGCGATCCGGGGGTTGGTCGATCAGGAAAAAGGGCTGCTTGATCCACGCATCTACGCCGATCAGAGTCTTTATGAGCTGGAGCTTGAGCGGGTTTTTGGTCGCTCTTGGCTGTTACTTGGGCACGAGAGTCATGTGCCTGAAACCGGGGACTTCCTGGCCACTTACATGGGCGAAGATCCGGTGGTTATGGTGCGACAGAAAGACAAGAGCATCAAGGTGTTCCTGAACCAGTGCCGGCACCGCGGCATGCGTATCTGCCGCTCGGACGCCGGCAACGCCAAGGCTTTCACCTGCAGCTATCACGGCTGGGCCTACGACATCGCCGGCAAGCTGGTGAACGTGCCGTTCGAGAAGGAAGCCTTTTGCGACAAGAAAGAAGGCGACTGCGGCTTTGACAAGGCCGAATGGGGCCCGCTCCAGGCACGCGTGGCAACCTACAAGGGCCTGGTCTTTGCCAACTGGGATGTGCAGGCGCCAGACCTGGAGACCTACCTCGGTGACGCCCGCCCCTATATGGACGTCATGCTGGATCGCACGCCGGCCGGGACTGTGGCCATCGGCGGCATGCAGAAGTGGGTGATTCCGTGCAACTGGAAGTTTGCCGCCGAGCAGTTCTGCAGTGACATGTACCACGCCGGCACCATGTCGCACCTGTCCGGCATCCTGGCGGGCATGCCGCCGGAAATGGACCTGTCGCATGCACAGGTGCCCACCAAGGGCAACCAGTTCCGGGCCGGCTGGGGCGGGCACGGCTCGGGCTGGTTCGTCGACGAGCCGGGCATGCTCATGGCGGTGATGGGGCCCAAGGTCACCCAGTACTGGACCGAAGGTCCGGCTGCCGACCTGGCAGAACAGCGACTGGGCCACACCATGCCGGTTCGACGCATGTTCGGCCAGCACATGAGCGTCTTCCCGACCTGCTCGTTCCTCCCGGCCATCAACACCATCCGGACCTGGCACCCGCGCGGCCCCAACGAAATCGAAGTGTGGGCCTTCACCTTGGTCGATGCCGATGCCCCGGCCGAGATCAAGGAAGAATATCGCCGGCACAACATCCGCACCTTCTCCGCAGGCGGCGTGTTTGAGCAGGACGATGGCGAGAACTGGGTGGAGATCCAGAAGGGGCTACGTGGGTACAAGGCCAAGAGCCAGCCGCTCAATGCCCAGATGGGCCTGGGTCGGTCGCAGACCGGTCACCCTGATTTTCCTGGCAACGTCGGCTACGTCTACGCCGAAGAAGCGGCGCGGGGTATGTATCACCACTGGATGCGCATGATGTCCGAGCCCAGCTGGGCCACGCTCAAGCCCTGA
- a CDS encoding FCD domain-containing protein, with product MNTRTPSGVAMAGEKSFSDASTVPRAKMRSLIEVTFQRLRADIVEGRLAAGSRLGVEDLKSRYEVSGGTMREALSLLVAENLVQTQAQRGFHVTPMSLGDMRDLAATRIALESEALRQSVLNGDAEWEARIVSSFHRLSLIEEPTMRDPARWFNEWEPVNRGFHEALISACSSVWIRRFLSILYVHMERYRRLTAMHNPPTRNVHEEHLALRDSALARDAERCAALMAEHIESSISVVREFGLLR from the coding sequence ATGAATACGAGAACTCCAAGCGGCGTTGCGATGGCAGGCGAAAAGTCATTTTCGGATGCATCGACGGTGCCTCGCGCGAAGATGCGCAGCCTGATTGAGGTGACGTTTCAGCGTTTGCGAGCAGACATCGTGGAGGGGCGACTCGCTGCGGGCTCCAGACTCGGCGTTGAAGATCTCAAGTCGCGCTATGAGGTCAGCGGCGGAACCATGCGGGAGGCGCTTTCTCTGCTAGTAGCCGAAAACCTGGTGCAGACACAGGCCCAGCGTGGGTTCCATGTGACCCCAATGTCCCTGGGTGACATGCGTGATTTGGCCGCCACGCGGATCGCGCTCGAGAGCGAAGCGTTACGCCAAAGCGTGCTGAATGGTGACGCTGAATGGGAGGCGCGGATCGTCAGTTCGTTTCACCGACTGTCATTGATTGAAGAGCCCACGATGCGGGATCCGGCTCGCTGGTTTAATGAGTGGGAGCCAGTCAACCGCGGTTTTCACGAAGCTCTTATCTCTGCCTGTTCGTCCGTCTGGATCCGGCGGTTCCTGTCCATCCTGTATGTGCATATGGAGCGCTACCGCCGATTGACTGCTATGCACAACCCGCCTACCAGAAACGTACATGAGGAGCATCTAGCACTTCGCGACAGCGCGCTCGCGCGAGATGCCGAGCGCTGTGCTGCGTTGATGGCGGAGCACATCGAATCATCAATTTCGGTGGTTCGGGAATTCGGTTTGTTGAGGTGA
- a CDS encoding integrase arm-type DNA-binding domain-containing protein yields the protein MALSDLAVRQAKATGKAYTLPDLDGLSLAVTAAGGRTWHFRYYWAGKQKRMSLGTYPEVTLREARSLRDEARALLAKGTNPRDHRKQKRTAVRLADENTFEAVYRKWLKHRGLSLKEGRQTTLSILPRIFDKDVLPTLGKQSIYEIKRPDLLEVIARIEKRRALSVAEKVRTWFNQLFRYALVIVPGLEQNPAFDLDVVALPLPPVNHNPFLRMAELPRLLQRLRSYRGRRQTQLGLRLLLLTGVRTGELRQAMPDQFDLDRGLWIIPPDVVKQLQLDMRKKRQQPKDIPPYIVPLSIQAMEIVGHLLDEFKPAQRYLFRHDSDLKKRISENTLNGALKRMGYQERLTGHGIRGTMSTALNEIGYPKVWVDAQLSHVDPNKVSATYNHAEYVEQRRRMMQDWADRLDLFEQNQVEAASMPLTVHLEGVPAFPTEQTASAPSTPVAASPSLLVTKPGDAMPLVSAAAHRLPAMPPQRSAAPLVPSDIQRERMDLFDVFEAPHNLPVAAFAKMAGKSRRWISYEIQAGNLLALNVGNRGQRVPDWHLDPLKHEMIQSVLKLTRGADPWQIYHALLQPRSMLRGRSALEGVTASNLDKLVMAVSTAVKESEWTPLRVGVV from the coding sequence ATGGCACTCTCAGACCTGGCCGTTCGACAGGCCAAGGCGACTGGCAAGGCATACACCCTCCCTGACCTGGATGGCCTCTCCCTGGCCGTCACCGCTGCCGGTGGCAGGACTTGGCACTTCCGCTACTACTGGGCGGGCAAGCAGAAGCGGATGTCGCTCGGCACCTACCCGGAGGTGACGCTTCGCGAGGCCCGCAGCCTGCGCGATGAAGCGCGCGCCCTGCTGGCCAAAGGCACCAATCCTCGCGATCACCGCAAGCAGAAGCGCACCGCTGTCCGGCTCGCCGACGAAAACACCTTCGAGGCGGTGTATCGCAAGTGGCTCAAGCATCGCGGGCTCAGCCTCAAGGAAGGCCGGCAGACGACTCTCTCGATCCTTCCGCGCATCTTCGACAAGGATGTGCTGCCGACCTTGGGCAAGCAGTCGATCTATGAGATCAAGCGGCCCGACCTCCTGGAGGTGATCGCCAGGATCGAGAAGCGCAGGGCGCTCTCCGTCGCCGAGAAAGTCAGGACGTGGTTCAACCAACTGTTCCGCTACGCGCTGGTGATCGTGCCGGGCCTAGAGCAGAACCCCGCCTTCGATCTCGATGTGGTGGCGCTGCCGCTGCCACCCGTCAACCACAACCCGTTCCTGCGCATGGCCGAGCTGCCAAGGCTGTTGCAGCGGCTGCGCAGCTATCGCGGCAGGCGGCAGACCCAGCTCGGGCTGCGGCTATTGCTGCTGACCGGCGTGCGAACCGGCGAGCTGCGGCAGGCGATGCCGGATCAATTCGATCTGGACCGAGGGCTGTGGATCATCCCGCCCGACGTCGTGAAGCAACTCCAGCTGGATATGCGCAAGAAGCGGCAGCAGCCGAAGGACATCCCGCCCTACATCGTGCCGCTGTCGATTCAGGCCATGGAGATCGTCGGGCACCTGCTCGATGAGTTCAAGCCGGCCCAGCGCTACCTGTTCCGGCACGACAGCGACCTGAAGAAGCGCATCAGCGAGAACACGCTCAATGGTGCGCTCAAACGCATGGGCTATCAGGAACGCCTGACCGGACACGGTATCCGTGGCACGATGTCCACTGCGCTCAACGAGATCGGCTACCCGAAGGTCTGGGTGGATGCACAGCTCTCGCATGTCGATCCCAACAAGGTCAGCGCCACCTACAACCATGCCGAGTACGTGGAGCAGCGTCGACGCATGATGCAGGACTGGGCCGATCGCCTCGACCTCTTCGAGCAGAACCAGGTCGAGGCGGCCAGCATGCCGCTCACCGTGCATCTGGAAGGCGTGCCCGCATTCCCCACTGAGCAAACCGCAAGCGCGCCCTCTACGCCGGTTGCCGCTTCGCCAAGCCTGCTCGTGACGAAGCCGGGTGACGCCATGCCGTTGGTTTCTGCCGCCGCACATCGGCTGCCGGCAATGCCGCCCCAGCGATCGGCCGCACCGCTGGTGCCTTCGGACATTCAGCGCGAGAGAATGGATTTGTTCGATGTCTTCGAAGCGCCGCACAACCTTCCCGTCGCTGCGTTTGCCAAGATGGCGGGCAAATCCCGCAGGTGGATCAGCTACGAGATCCAGGCGGGCAACTTGCTGGCGTTGAACGTGGGCAACCGCGGCCAGCGCGTGCCGGACTGGCACCTCGACCCACTCAAGCACGAGATGATCCAGTCTGTCCTGAAGCTGACCAGGGGTGCGGACCCTTGGCAGATCTACCATGCACTGCTGCAGCCGCGCTCGATGCTGCGGGGGCGCTCGGCACTGGAGGGCGTGACTGCCAGCAATCTCGACAAGCTCGTCATGGCCGTGAGCACAGCGGTGAAGGAAAGCGAATGGACCCCGCTGCGGGTCGGGGTCGTGTAG
- a CDS encoding alpha/beta hydrolase produces the protein MRPETAVVEINRKHKVYTEFYGNPAASKTIILVNGSLATTASFTQSVKYLQPQFNVVAFDLPYAGQSKPHNSDFTPITKEDEAAILLHLIDHYSANYLMSFSWGGVASLLALAQRPVTLEKAAICSFSPILNVPMLDYLHKGLRFLGSVDRDNVALLVNSTIGKHLPSLFKRFNHKHVSTLDEHEYRQMYAHIKQVLNMEAHCGKECLQAIDIPLIFVNGDRDEYTSVEDACLFAQHIDHAQFAEINDAGHFLDMEHKAAWLQTQRVLLDFFNASSKRLQLPAKGDLRDLQAMAV, from the coding sequence ATGAGGCCAGAAACCGCAGTCGTCGAGATCAACAGGAAGCACAAGGTTTACACGGAGTTCTACGGCAACCCGGCAGCAAGCAAGACCATCATCCTGGTCAATGGCTCTCTGGCGACCACCGCCTCGTTCACACAATCGGTCAAGTACCTGCAGCCACAGTTCAACGTGGTGGCCTTCGACCTGCCCTACGCCGGCCAGTCGAAACCGCACAACAGCGACTTCACGCCCATTACCAAGGAAGACGAGGCGGCGATCCTGCTGCACTTGATCGACCACTACAGCGCCAACTACCTGATGTCCTTCTCCTGGGGTGGTGTCGCCTCCCTGCTCGCCCTGGCCCAACGCCCGGTGACACTGGAGAAAGCCGCCATCTGCTCCTTCTCGCCGATCCTCAACGTGCCGATGCTCGACTACCTGCACAAGGGCCTGCGCTTCCTCGGCTCGGTAGACCGCGACAACGTCGCCCTGCTGGTCAACAGCACCATCGGCAAGCACCTGCCGTCGCTGTTCAAGCGCTTCAACCACAAGCACGTCAGCACCCTCGACGAACATGAGTACCGGCAGATGTACGCCCACATCAAGCAGGTGCTGAACATGGAAGCGCACTGCGGCAAGGAATGCCTGCAAGCCATCGACATTCCGCTGATATTCGTCAACGGCGACCGCGACGAATACACCTCGGTGGAAGACGCCTGCCTGTTCGCCCAGCACATCGACCACGCCCAGTTCGCCGAGATCAACGACGCCGGCCACTTCCTCGACATGGAACACAAGGCCGCCTGGCTGCAGACCCAACGCGTGCTGCTGGACTTCTTCAACGCCTCCAGCAAACGCCTGCAACTGCCAGCCAAAGGCGACCTGCGCGACCTCCAGGCGATGGCGGTATGA
- a CDS encoding pseudouridine synthase — MRLDRFLSNFPRFSRQDSRLLISAGRLRVDGMVVHDPRHEVRDFQRVELDDELLQAGRSARYWMLHKPVGVVSATAHNEHHTVLDLLDEPDKHDLHLAGRLDLNTSGLLLITNDGRWSRRITQPQQRKPKVYLVDTEQPITAEYAEVFAQGLYFAFEDLTTLPAQLEVLSSHQARLTLFEGRYHQVKRMFGHFRNRVVALHRESMGEIILDPQLAPGQYRALTDAEIASV; from the coding sequence ATGCGCCTGGATCGCTTCCTCAGCAACTTCCCCCGTTTCAGTCGCCAGGACAGTCGCCTGCTGATCAGCGCCGGCCGCCTGCGTGTAGACGGCATGGTGGTTCACGACCCGCGCCATGAGGTGCGCGACTTCCAACGCGTGGAGCTGGACGACGAGCTGCTGCAAGCCGGACGCAGCGCGCGCTACTGGATGCTGCACAAACCGGTCGGCGTGGTCAGTGCCACCGCGCACAACGAACACCACACCGTCCTCGATCTGCTCGACGAGCCGGACAAGCACGACCTGCACCTGGCCGGGCGCCTCGACCTGAACACCAGCGGCCTGCTGCTGATCACCAACGACGGGCGCTGGTCGCGGCGCATCACCCAGCCGCAGCAGCGCAAGCCCAAGGTCTACCTCGTCGACACCGAACAGCCGATCACCGCCGAATACGCCGAGGTCTTCGCCCAAGGCCTGTACTTCGCCTTCGAAGACCTCACCACCCTACCCGCCCAGCTTGAGGTACTGAGCAGCCACCAAGCCCGGCTGACCCTGTTCGAAGGTCGCTACCATCAGGTCAAGCGCATGTTCGGCCACTTCCGCAATCGCGTCGTCGCTCTGCACCGCGAAAGCATGGGCGAAATCATCCTCGACCCACAGCTCGCCCCAGGCCAATACCGCGCGCTGACGGATGCAGAAATCGCCAGCGTTTGA
- a CDS encoding cysteine-rich CWC family protein yields the protein MDTQHCPLCGKSNQCSVAAGRDEPCWCFDAQIDPAALQRLTPEQRNQACLCPACAGALKATEPRERD from the coding sequence ATGGACACGCAACACTGCCCGCTATGCGGCAAGAGCAACCAGTGCAGCGTCGCCGCCGGGCGTGACGAGCCCTGCTGGTGCTTCGACGCGCAAATCGACCCGGCCGCGCTGCAACGCCTGACGCCCGAGCAACGCAACCAGGCCTGCCTGTGCCCAGCCTGCGCGGGTGCGCTGAAAGCCACTGAGCCCCGCGAGCGCGATTGA
- a CDS encoding sensor domain-containing diguanylate cyclase: MSLRPKRHTQTSLVLLLLFLLGSGFLTTSLLSYYASRDSIRDSIINTELPLTSDTVYSEIQKDLVRPILISSMMARDTFLRDWVLAGEQDTGQMTRYLREVQEHYGAFTSFFVSDKTSTYYQARGALKQVKPEEPRDVWYYRVRGLKEPYEINVDVDMANADRLTIFINYKVLDYDGSFIGATGVGLAVDAVVKLIDEYQARYERSVYFVDTTGRITLTGAQGGPMGAQVGDSLADVPGLDGLMEKLPTPQSGQFEYQEQGREHFLNVRYIPELEWYLFVDKQDKALAGIRQGLYINLLLCLLVTAIVLTLVSLAIRRYQQRIAALATTDSLTDLPNRRGFDILAEQALQEAQRDSSPLCAVLLDLDNFKLINDQHGHLAGDQVLHDFAQQLRGTLRQSDILCRWGGEEFILLLKNTDRQAAHDLAEKLRQHCAEQRYAVEGQSLQVTVSLGLSQWHTGESLHTLLGRTDRALYRAKQAGRDRVCVDS, translated from the coding sequence ATGTCCCTGCGCCCCAAACGGCACACGCAAACCTCGTTGGTGTTACTGCTCCTGTTCCTGCTCGGTAGCGGCTTTCTCACCACCTCGCTGCTGAGCTACTACGCCTCGCGCGACTCGATCCGCGACAGCATCATCAACACCGAGCTACCTCTGACCTCCGACACCGTCTATTCGGAAATCCAGAAGGACCTGGTGCGCCCCATCCTCATCTCCTCGATGATGGCCCGTGACACCTTCCTGCGTGACTGGGTGCTGGCCGGCGAACAGGACACCGGGCAGATGACCCGCTACCTGCGTGAAGTGCAGGAGCACTACGGCGCCTTCACCAGCTTCTTCGTCTCCGACAAGACCAGCACCTACTACCAGGCCAGGGGCGCGCTCAAGCAGGTCAAGCCGGAAGAGCCGCGCGACGTCTGGTACTACCGCGTACGCGGCCTCAAGGAGCCCTACGAGATCAACGTCGACGTCGACATGGCCAACGCCGACCGTCTGACCATCTTCATCAACTACAAGGTGCTCGACTACGACGGCAGCTTCATTGGCGCCACCGGCGTCGGCCTGGCGGTCGATGCCGTGGTCAAGCTGATCGACGAGTACCAGGCGCGCTACGAGCGCAGCGTCTACTTCGTCGACACCACCGGGCGCATCACCCTCACCGGCGCCCAAGGCGGACCGATGGGCGCCCAAGTCGGCGATTCACTGGCCGACGTGCCCGGCCTCGACGGCCTGATGGAAAAACTGCCCACGCCGCAAAGCGGCCAGTTCGAATACCAGGAGCAGGGCCGCGAGCACTTCCTCAACGTGCGCTACATCCCCGAGCTGGAGTGGTACCTGTTCGTCGACAAGCAGGATAAGGCCCTGGCCGGCATCCGCCAGGGGCTCTACATCAACCTGCTGCTTTGCCTGCTGGTCACCGCCATCGTGCTGACCCTGGTGAGCCTGGCGATTCGACGCTATCAGCAGCGCATCGCCGCCCTGGCCACCACCGACAGCCTCACCGACCTGCCCAACCGCCGCGGCTTCGACATCCTCGCCGAACAGGCGCTGCAGGAAGCGCAGCGCGACAGCAGCCCGCTGTGCGCCGTGCTGCTGGATCTGGACAACTTCAAGCTGATCAACGACCAGCACGGTCATCTGGCCGGCGACCAGGTGCTGCACGACTTCGCCCAGCAACTGCGTGGCACGCTGCGCCAGTCCGACATTCTCTGCCGCTGGGGCGGCGAGGAATTCATCCTGCTGCTGAAGAACACCGACCGCCAGGCCGCCCATGACCTGGCCGAGAAACTGCGCCAGCACTGCGCCGAACAGCGCTATGCAGTCGAAGGCCAGAGCCTGCAGGTCACCGTCAGCCTTGGCCTCAGCCAGTGGCATACCGGCGAGAGCCTGCATACCCTGCTCGGCCGCACCGACCGCGCGCTGTACCGCGCCAAGCAGGCCGGGCGCGACCGCGTTTGCGTCGACAGCTGA